In a single window of the Eleginops maclovinus isolate JMC-PN-2008 ecotype Puerto Natales chromosome 6, JC_Emac_rtc_rv5, whole genome shotgun sequence genome:
- the LOC134866170 gene encoding tripartite motif-containing protein 16-like: MAQGGVQLDRETISCSICLDLLKDPVTIPCGHSYCMGCINDHWDGELIYSCPQCRKTFAPRPVLLKSTTLAALVEELKNTGLQSAPAGPRYAGPEEVACDFCTVRKLRAFRSCLQCVASYCDQHLQPHYVSAAFKKHKLMEPSKKLQENICPRHGEVMKLFCRTDQQCICSLCSVDEHKDHDTVSAAAERTERQRELGESRQNLQQRIQDREKDVKLLQEEADTINCSADTALEDSEEMITQLIRLLEKRRSDVKQQVRSKQDREVRRVREIQEELEQEIRDLKRRDAQLELLSQAEEDHQFLHMYSSLPALSASKYSSSINICPLYYFKDVTAALSEVRDKLQDILRDKWTEEDALLPQPEPKTRSGVLKYFREITLDPNTANTWLLLSEGNRKATVTSQNQLYPSHPDRFTDFTQVLSREGLIGRCYWEVEHRGGVSIAVAYKNTSRAAGLNDSRFGHNDTSWALEWYKKKYKFWYNNVKIPISGPRPNRIGVYLDHGAGILSFHSIINDTMTLLHRVETTFTQPLHAGVWVYYYSGKTAEFCKLR, from the coding sequence CAGGGAGGAGTTCAGCTTGACCGGGAAACCATATCTTGTTCCATCTGTCTGGACCTTCTGAAGGACCCGGTGACTATCCCCTGTGGACACAGCTACTGCATGGGCTGTATTAATGACCACTGGGATGGAGAGCTAATCTACAGCTGCCCTCAGTGCAGGAAGACCTTTGCTCCAAGGCCCGTCCTGCTGAAAAGCACCACGTTAGCAGCTTtagtggaggagctgaagaacaCTGGACTCCAATCTGCTCCTGCTGGTCCCCGCTATGCTGGACCTGAGGAGGTGGCCTGTGATTTCTGCACTGTGAGGAAACTGAGAGCCTTCCGGtcctgtctgcagtgtgtggCCTCTTACTGTGATCAACACCTCCAGCCTCACTATGTATCAGCTGCCTTTAAGAAACACAAGCTGATGGAGCCCTCCAAGAAACTCCAGGAGAACATCTGCCCTCGTCACGGCGAGGTGATGAAGCTGTTCTGCCGGACTGATCAGCAGTGTATctgttctctctgctctgtggaCGAGCATAAAGACCACGACACAGtgtcagctgcagcagagaggactgagaggcagagagagctgGGGGAGAGTCGACAAAACCTCCAGCAGAGGATccaggacagagagaaggatgTGAAACTGCTTCAAGAAGAGGCGGACACCATCAACTGCTCTGCTGATACAGCACTGGAGGACAGTGAGGAGATGATCACCCAGCTGATCCGTCTCCTGGAGAAGAGACGCTCTGATGTGAAGCAGCAGGTCAGATCTAAGCAGGACAGGGAAGTGAGACGAGTCAGAGAGAttcaggaggagctggagcaggagatcaGGGATCTGAAGAGGAGAGACGCTCAGCTGGAGCTGCTGTCACAGGCAGAGGAGGACCACCAGTTCCTGCACATGTACTCCTCACTGCCAGCTCTCAGTGCATCTAAATACTCATCCAGCATCAACATCTGTCCTCTGTACTACTTTAAGGACGTGACAGCGGCCCTGTCAGAAGTCAGAGATAAACTGCAGGACATCCTGAGGGACAAGTGGACTGAAGAAGATGCTTTACTGCCACAACCAGAGCCAAAGACAAGATCTggagttttaaaatatttccgTGAGATCACTCTGGATccaaacacagcaaacacatgGCTGCTATTATCTGAGGGGAACAGAAAAGCTACAGTAACGAGTCAAAACCAACTCTACCCCAGTCACCCAGACAGATTCACTGATTTTACTCAGGTCCTGAGCAGAGAGGGTCTGATTGGACGGTGTTACTGGGAGGTGGAGCACAGAGGAGGCGTTTCTATAGCCGTCGCATACAAGAACACAAGCAGAGCAGCCGGGTTGAATGATTCTAGATTTGGACACAATGACACATCTTGGGCTTTAGAGTGGTACAAGAAGAAATATAAGTTCTGGTACAACAATGTCAAAATTCCCATCTCAGGTCCTCGGCCCAACAGGATAGGAGTGTACCTGGATCACGGGGCAGGCATTCTGTCCTTCCACAGCATCATCAATGACACCATGACCCTCCTGCACAGAGTGGAGACCACCTTCACTCAGCCTCTTCACGCTGGAGTTTgggtttattattattctggAAAAACTGCTGAGTTCTGCAAACTCAGATAG
- the tmem71 gene encoding transmembrane protein 71 encodes MSLFFSGAVTSSPIKRRLRGHSCQSLDVSLLSPDSSYVCYSSLDGDPSSCRRSPRLLTNGYYSVTEDSFSWDQDGNVSLTPCKTSVSYKENLVRVFRRRRRPRGSLARLLSDVTESCQSWLDEKVFRGVFGTAQNQNQEQDLDLDLDLDLDLDQARSSRDEPTWLNSTELEDSRSFTFDHTEIPPPPDKVAPPPKIIFQEEICSEICQSKFTQSLGGLSEVPPPSPFYTNSCCPVSPEHTGLTMKALLLFIFIIFIFTALYSGCLLWSASVTSTVLLMIATFMLLTKSGPLGEWRRAKTEDITSGNE; translated from the exons atgtctctgttcTTCTCTGGAGCTGTGACAA GTTCACCGATCAAACGAAGGCTTCGGGGTCACTCCTGCCAGAG CCTGGACGTGTCCCTGCTCTCTCCCGATTCCTCGTACGTCTGTTACTCCTCTCTGGACGGCGATCCGAGCTCCTGCCGCCGCTCGCCTCGCCTCCTCACTAACGGATACTACAGCGTGACGGAGGACAGCTTCTCCTGGGACCAAGACGGGAACGTCTCTCTGACGCCCTGCAAGACCAGCGTCTCCTACAAGGAGAACCTCGTCag gGTTTTCCGGCGGCGGCGGCGTCCTCGCGGCTCTCTGGCTCGCCTGCTGAGCGACGTGACGGAGAGCTGCCAGTCATGGCTGGACGAGAAGGTCTTCAGAGGCGTCTTTGGGACCGcacagaaccagaaccaggagcaagacctggacctggacctggacctggatCTGGATCTGGACCAGGCCAGAAGCAGCCGGGACGAGCCGACCTGGTTGAACAGCACCGAGCTGGAGGACAGCCGCAGCTTCACCTTCG ACCACACAGAGATCCCGCCCCCTCCCGACAAAGTGGCCCCGCCCCCGAAGATTATCTTCCAAGAGGAGATTTGCTCTGAGATCTGTCAATCGAAGTTCACCCAATCCCTGGGTGGCCTGTCTGAAGTCCCGCCTCCTTCACCCTTCTACACCAATAGCTGCTGTCCGGTCTCCCCTGAACACACAG GTTTAACGATGAAggccctcctcctcttcatcttcatcatcttcatcttcacGGCTCTATACTCCGG gtgtCTCCTGTGGAGCGCCTCCGTCACGTCTACCGTGCTCCTGATGATAGCCACATTTATGC tcttGACAAAGTCGGGTCCGCTGGGCGAGTGGAGGCGGGCGAAGACGGAG GACATCACATCAGGAAACGAGTAA